The proteins below are encoded in one region of Citrobacter enshiensis:
- a CDS encoding porin has product MNIKTTALAASIGAAVALTSFASQAEITVLKQDPQAGDPLSRLNFTVGGSIRPQFQNMAGDDGANGYKRNGFDGGTRFRFAADYYLFDDISWVSYYELGVNFPAMFNWDNHYADGANDTTRRMLYTGLKSDTWGTLTFGQQNSIYYDVVGAKTDIWDYDMIGQAPGNGINGDYDGSYRTRKSLKYKKAVGDVDLYASYLFSDEYNPNNGLKYKRKGGGSLGVDYHITDDLTWGTAWNYTRAEMRGNDSKTYDQNIVGTALSWTPDNWTFSMGGGWYQNFMTTKKVSVNDYFAGDAWGLEYFAGYKFPIGQYAVKSIQPYFMGDRIEYVNGRDYLRTDNGVGISFQLDYGFRVDYEHVFTSSTDDLGDMNLVRLRYDF; this is encoded by the coding sequence ATGAATATAAAAACAACAGCGCTGGCGGCATCGATCGGCGCAGCAGTGGCATTGACGTCTTTCGCCTCTCAGGCGGAAATCACGGTTCTGAAACAGGATCCTCAGGCGGGTGATCCTCTGAGCCGTCTCAACTTCACCGTTGGCGGGAGTATCCGTCCGCAGTTCCAGAATATGGCTGGCGATGACGGTGCGAATGGGTATAAGCGTAATGGGTTTGACGGCGGTACGCGTTTTCGTTTCGCGGCCGATTACTACCTGTTTGATGACATTAGCTGGGTCAGCTACTACGAGCTGGGCGTGAACTTCCCGGCGATGTTCAACTGGGACAACCACTACGCGGATGGTGCCAACGACACGACCCGTCGTATGTTATACACCGGTCTGAAAAGTGATACCTGGGGTACGCTGACCTTCGGTCAACAGAACAGTATTTACTATGATGTGGTCGGGGCGAAAACCGATATCTGGGACTACGACATGATCGGCCAGGCGCCGGGTAACGGGATTAACGGCGACTACGATGGTTCGTACCGCACCCGTAAATCTCTGAAATATAAGAAAGCGGTGGGGGATGTTGATCTCTACGCCTCTTATCTGTTCAGCGACGAGTACAACCCGAACAATGGCCTGAAATACAAACGTAAAGGCGGCGGCTCTCTGGGTGTGGATTATCACATCACTGACGATCTGACCTGGGGTACGGCGTGGAACTACACCCGTGCGGAGATGCGTGGCAACGACAGCAAAACCTACGACCAGAACATCGTCGGTACGGCATTAAGCTGGACGCCTGACAACTGGACCTTCTCCATGGGCGGCGGCTGGTATCAGAACTTTATGACCACCAAAAAAGTGTCCGTTAACGATTACTTTGCCGGTGATGCGTGGGGTCTGGAATACTTTGCGGGCTATAAATTCCCGATTGGTCAGTATGCGGTTAAATCCATCCAGCCTTACTTTATGGGCGATCGTATTGAATACGTGAATGGTCGTGATTATCTGCGTACCGACAACGGCGTGGGGATCAGCTTCCAACTGGATTATGGTTTCCGTGTTGATTACGAACACGTCTTTACCTCCAGCACCGACGACCTGGGTGATATGAACCTGGTGCGCCTGCGTTACGACTTCTAA